Proteins encoded within one genomic window of Triticum aestivum cultivar Chinese Spring chromosome 2D, IWGSC CS RefSeq v2.1, whole genome shotgun sequence:
- the LOC123049250 gene encoding glutaredoxin-C9: MLRMQQQVEGVVGGGIMAEAEEAAVYERVARMASGNAVVVFSASGCCMCHVVKRLLLGLGVGPTVYELDQMGGAGREIQAALAQLLPPGPGAGHHQQPPVPVVFVGGRLLGGVEKVMACHINGTLVPLLKDAGALWL; the protein is encoded by the coding sequence atgttgaggatgcagCAGCAGGTGGAGGGCGTGGTGGGCGGCGGCATcatggcggaggcggaggaggcggcggtgtaCGAGCGGGTGGCTCGCATGGCCAGCGGCAACGCGGTGGTCGTCTTCAGCGCCAGCGGCTGCTGCATGTGCCACGTCGTCAAGCGCCTCCTGCTTGGCCTGGGGGTCGGCCCCACCGTCTACGAGTTGGACCAGATGGGCGGCGCCGGGCGAGAGATCCAGGCGGCGCTGGCGCAGCTGCTGCCCCCCGGACCCGGCGCCGGCCACCACCAGCAGCCGCCAGTGCCCGTGGTGTTCGTCGGCGGGAGGCTCCTGGGCGGCGTGGAGAAGGTGATGGCGTGCCACATCAACGGCACGCTCGTCCCGCTCCTCAAGGACGCCGGCGCGCTCTGGCTCTGA